A segment of the Xenorhabdus bovienii SS-2004 genome:
CTGATCTGACGCCAGAACAGTGTAACTATCTGAAAACGATCCATGTCAGCGCTATCACTCTTGGCAATATTTTCAATGATATTATTGAATTGGATAAAATTGAGCGCCGTAAAACCCAGCTTGATAACCAGCAGATTGACTTCACGGGCTTTATGGCTGATTTGGAAAACCTGTCAGGGCTACTGGCACAGCCGAAAGGCATTCGGTTTGTACTAGAACCAAAATTACCATTGCCAGCTAAAATCTTAACTGATGGCACCCGCTTGCGGCAAATCTTGTGGAATCTGATCGGCAATGCCGTGAAATTTACTCAGAAAGGTGAGATTCGGGTTCGCATCTGGCGTGAAGAAGGTGAACGGCTGTTATTTGAAGTCACCGATTCCGGAATTGGCATTCCTTCTAGTGAGTTGGAAAAAATTTTCGCCATGTATTATCAGGTAACAGACAGTGCGGGTGGGCGTCCGGCAACCGGAACCGGTATCGGGCTTGCCGTCTCTAAACGTCTTGCCCAAAGCATGGGGGGAGATATTGTCGTGGAAAGCACCGTGGATCAAGGTTCCTGTTTTACATTGTCTATTGTTGCCCCTGCTGTTGATGAAAAATCAGAAGGACAGGAAGAAAGCGAATTGCCATTGCCTGCACTCAACATCCTGTTGGTTGAAGATATTGAACTGAACGTCATTGTTGCCCGCTCCGTTCTGGAGAAATTGGGAAATAGTGTCGATGTTGCCATGAATGGCCATGACGCATTGATGATGTTTGATCCTGATGAATATGACTTAGTGTTACTTGATATTCAGTTGCCGGATATGACTGGGCTGGATATTGCCCATCAATTACACCAGCGCTATCCAAGCCAGTCACTTCCTCCGTTGGTTGCGTTGACTGCCAATGTGTTGAAGGATAAAAGAGAATATCTTGATGTGGGAATGGATGATGTGCTCAGTAAGCCGCTTTCTGTCAAGGAATTAACCGCCGTGATGGAGAAATTCTGGGGTAAGGCGTCTGAGCCTGAACAGACATTACAGGAGACAAAGGTTGTGAAGAAGAACGAAGATTTACTTGATACAGAGTTGCTCAATCAATATATCGACTTGGTCGGGCCAAAAATGATTGCTGATAACCTGAAAATTTTTGAAACCATGATGCCAAGTTACCTTGCCTTGTTGGATTCAAACATGACCGCGAGGGATCAGAAAGGGATCACCGAGGAGGCTCATAAAATCAAGGGAGCGGCGGGTTCTGTTGGATTACGTCACTTACAGCAATTGGCACAGCAGATTCAATCACCTGATTTACCTGCATGGTGGGATAACGTTCAAGAATGGGTGGATGAGCTAAAATTGGAATGGAGAAGTGATACAGAAACATTGAGAAACTGGTTAACTGACGCTACAAAAAAATAACCCCAACCGAAGTTGGGGTGCGCGAATACTGCGCCAACACCAGGGAAACTTGTCTACCCGCTTATCTAAAATTTGTTTTCGGCGCGAGTAGTTAAAAAACTCTTCCGTACTGAATACAGGTACCAACATAGCAAAGATAAGATTTTTTGTTACAAGATTCATTAAAATCTGTGATGAAGATTGGTGTTTAACCCTCTAAGGGGTTAAGCATTAATCTACTACAAATGGAGATAAATATGAAATGCGTTGCAGTTATATTAAGTGGATGCGGAGTCTATGACGGAAGTGAAATTCACGAATCAGTCCTGACTATGCTCTCTTTAAGTCGCTTGGGTGCCAAAGTGTCTTTTTTTTCGCCTGATGAAGTACAACATCATGTAATTAATCACCTTAATGGAAAGGAGGAAAAAGAAACTCGTCACACAATGCAGGAGTCTGCTCGAATAACACGAGGAAATATCCAGCCTTTATCTCAGGTTGATATTAATACCTTGGATGCGCTGATCATTCCTGGTGGTTTTGGCGTCGCTAAGAATTTATGTAATTTCGCATTTAAAGGATCAGAATGTGAAATAAATAAAGATTTATTAAGTATAGTGCGTTCTATGCATCAGCAGGGTAAACCTATGGGATTCATGTGCATTGCACCCGTTATGGTAGCTAAAATATTAGGCAGGCCGATAAAAGTAACCATCGGTAATGACCCAGAAACTGCGGCACAAATAGAAGCAATGGGAGGAATTCACATTGAGTGCCCAGTTGATGACATTGTCATTGATTTTAAAAACAAAATTGTAACTACTCCAGCCTATATGCTTGCTGAATCTCTATCTCAGGCTGAACAAGGAATTGATAAATTGGTTCGCAAAATATTGGAAATGATTGAGTAATCGGATGAAAAATCCTTTTTCAATATTGTGGTTCTGGTTGAAGAAAATTGCGGTAGCGATCACAATTCTGTGGTTCGTTACTGTAATTTTGTTTTCGTTTCTGCCGGTGCCGTTTTCTATGGTAATGGCAGAGCGTCAAATTAGTGCCTTAATGTCAATTAATTTATCTTATGTTTCCCGTTCCTCATGGGTAGATCAGAATCAAATTTCACCTTATATGACATTAGCCGTCATTGCGGCCGAAGATCAAAATTTTCCAAAACATTGGGGATTAGATTTTGAGGCTATCAAAACGGCGATGGCACATAATAAAAAATTTCAGAAGCGGATACGGGGTGCTTCCACTATTACCCAGCAAACCGCCAAAAATTTGTTTTTGTGGGAAGGTCGCAGTTGGGTGAGAAAGGGATTGGAAGCAGGAATGGCCATTGTTTTGG
Coding sequences within it:
- the arcB gene encoding aerobic respiration two-component sensor histidine kinase ArcB encodes the protein MKRIRRFAQYYVDLMMKLGLVRFSLLLASVLIILAMVIQIAITLHWRGEVQRTDLIGSIFFGLLITPWAVYFLSIVVEQLEESRQRLSSLVAKLEEMRQRDAKLNLQLKENITQLNHEINDREKAEKTHLVLLDKLKSEMEHREKTQSALEQQSILLRSFLDASPDLVYYRNENNEFSGCNRAMELLTGKSEKQLIGLTPTEVYDKEVASKVMETDEKVFRHNVSLTYEQWLVYPDGRKACFELRKVPFYDRVGKRHGLMGFGRDITERKRYQDALENASRDKTTFISTISHELRTPLNGIVGLSRILMDTDLTPEQCNYLKTIHVSAITLGNIFNDIIELDKIERRKTQLDNQQIDFTGFMADLENLSGLLAQPKGIRFVLEPKLPLPAKILTDGTRLRQILWNLIGNAVKFTQKGEIRVRIWREEGERLLFEVTDSGIGIPSSELEKIFAMYYQVTDSAGGRPATGTGIGLAVSKRLAQSMGGDIVVESTVDQGSCFTLSIVAPAVDEKSEGQEESELPLPALNILLVEDIELNVIVARSVLEKLGNSVDVAMNGHDALMMFDPDEYDLVLLDIQLPDMTGLDIAHQLHQRYPSQSLPPLVALTANVLKDKREYLDVGMDDVLSKPLSVKELTAVMEKFWGKASEPEQTLQETKVVKKNEDLLDTELLNQYIDLVGPKMIADNLKIFETMMPSYLALLDSNMTARDQKGITEEAHKIKGAAGSVGLRHLQQLAQQIQSPDLPAWWDNVQEWVDELKLEWRSDTETLRNWLTDATKK
- the elbB gene encoding isoprenoid biosynthesis glyoxalase ElbB, giving the protein MKCVAVILSGCGVYDGSEIHESVLTMLSLSRLGAKVSFFSPDEVQHHVINHLNGKEEKETRHTMQESARITRGNIQPLSQVDINTLDALIIPGGFGVAKNLCNFAFKGSECEINKDLLSIVRSMHQQGKPMGFMCIAPVMVAKILGRPIKVTIGNDPETAAQIEAMGGIHIECPVDDIVIDFKNKIVTTPAYMLAESLSQAEQGIDKLVRKILEMIE
- the mtgA gene encoding monofunctional biosynthetic peptidoglycan transglycosylase; translated protein: MKNPFSILWFWLKKIAVAITILWFVTVILFSFLPVPFSMVMAERQISALMSINLSYVSRSSWVDQNQISPYMTLAVIAAEDQNFPKHWGLDFEAIKTAMAHNKKFQKRIRGASTITQQTAKNLFLWEGRSWVRKGLEAGMAIVLELLWSKKRILTVYLNIAEFGHGIFGVEEAAWHYFGKSASRLTASEAALLAAVLPNPYRYKVDAPSAYLLQRQQWILQQMRQLGGESYLKQNKLR